CTACAAAGAACTGATTCGTGTGACATCATCTTTTGTAGGGTTAGCGACACGAATATTTCCCTTAGGTAAGTCTTGGAAAAGTAAGCGTCCATTACCCATAACGATGATTGGAGATGCTGCTCATTTGATGCCTCCTTTTGCAGGACAAGGCGTAAACAGCGGGTTGATGGATGCCTTGATATTGTCGGATAATCTGACCAATGGGAAATTTAACAGCATTGAAGAGGCTATTGAAAATTATGAACAGCAAATGTTTATCTATGGCAAAGAAGCACAAGAAGAATCAACTCAAAACGAAATTGAAATGTTTAAACCCGACTTTACGTTTCAGCAATTGTTAAATGTATAAAATGGAATAAAACGGCACATAACAAACAAATTGGCAATAGAGCCGGTGAAGTACTTCTATTGAACTTTTGTGCAATGTTGAAGATTAGTAATTCTATTCAACATTTGTGCTAAAAGTCGGCTCCATCGCCAATTTGCCAAACGTTAGCAGTAATGGTAGGACGACCCAACAGACAATGAAGTGATATGCAAAAAACGACATTTAAGATAGCAAAAATGGACTGTCCATCAGAAGAACAAATGATTCGGATGAAACTTGACGATTTGACAAATATTCAATCGTTAGAATTTGACATACCCAACCGACTTTTACACGTTTTTCATATAGACAATAATGAACAAATTTTTCAGCGACTTGACACATTAAAATTTGACACTTCAATTCTCTCGACTGTTTCGGTTGACAATTTTACAGCAACTGACAATCAAAATGACGAAAGAAAAACCTTATGGACTGTTTTAATAATAAATTTTTTGTTTTTCGCCATTGAAATTGTAACAGGACTTATATCAAACTCAATGGGCTTGGTTGCCGACAGTTTAGATATGCTGGCTGACAGTATTGTTTATGGACTTGCATTAATTGCTGTTGGCGGAACAGTAGTCAGAAAAAAGAATATCGCAAAATTTGCAGGATACTTTCAAATTCTTCTTGCTGTAATTGGTTTTATAGAGGTAGTCAGACGATTTATTGGAGTCGAGAAAATGCCTGACTTTCAAACAATGATTTTCGTTTCGATTGTAGCGTTAATAGCTAATGTTATTTGTCTGTATTTATTGCAAAAGAGAAAAAGCAAAGAAGCTCATATGCAAGCAAGTATGATTTTTACTTCAAATGACATAATCATAAATTCGGGAGTAATTACAGCAGGACTTTTGGTTAATTGGCTCAATTCAGGTTATCCCGACTTAATTATTGGAGCAATTGTATTTGTCATTGTAGCGAGAGGAGCTTACAGAATTTTACAGCTATCAAAATGACGACTGACAAGACAACGGAAGAAACCACTACTGCTAACAGCGGTTTTGCGTCAGGCGGGGTGACGTGCTTCGTATGAGCATTTGTGCTAAATTTGAGCTTTCGGCTTCGTATCAAGGTTAATGCTAAAAATCCCGCCCGAACGCAAAGCCGCAAAACGTTGCACGCAACACTACTGAAATTCACGCAGCCGAAATAAAGTTAAATTTTAGCGTTATAAAAGAAACTGAATCCAAACCGAACAAAGAAAATGTTGAAAGGTTTGAATTCATTTTCTATTTTTTGTATCACGGAATATAATTGATTTTTACTCGTAGTGAATTTTCATTAGTGTAGCGTAACAACGGAACAATCACCGAATTGACTTTGTCAGAGTAGTAATTACAATTCCTATGAAAAACTGAATTGAAAATAGGATAGACTTGAATTTGAAAAACTGTAATTGATTTTAGGAAACCGAAATTGACTGAAATTGCTTGGACAATTGAATCTTAATCTGTGCGAATATACCATATTGTGAATACTAAATAGAAGCGGAAACGAAAGTCCAGCGTGCAACACGGGTTTTGCAAAAAAGCGGGAGCGGTTTTTGTTTGGACATAATGTAATTTTTATTACCTTTGTATTGTTGGGGGAGGTTGGTGGTTTTTTATCCGCTTCTTCGCAAAGCCCCACCATTACCAGCTATACACTCCAAACATTTCGCTAAGGAACTGAAACGATTTAAAGTGCTCTAAATTGTGAATAATAAGAAACTGAATTCAGACCCAGCCGAGCAGAACGTGTTAGAGGTCTAAATTCATTTTCTACAACGGACGACTTGAAAGCATATTTGAATGAGTCGACTCTTAAAAAATGTTGGGGAGTACAGCTGATAACTTTTAACGCTCGACTGAATGTTGGACTTTTAAAACCTAAAAAAAGAGGAAAAATCCAAAAGGGAAGAACCTCAAACTGACGAAAAGCGGAAAAACGAATGGATTTTGGAACTGAAAACTGAAAAAGAATAACTAAAAAACTGCGGAACTGACTTAAAGGCTGAAAAACTAAACGGTCAAATTGTGGACTTGAACGCTGAAAATGTGAAAAATGTGCGGACTGAAAACTATGCGGAAAAGACACTACGCAGAAAAAAATAGTACAGCTGGTAACAAGGTATTGCCGCAAGCGGGGTTAATTGCTTTTTTAGAAAATTTTGTTTATCTTTGGAGTATGGTATTTTAGTTGAAGTTAGGTGCTAAGAAGCCCCGCCTTCGGCAATACCCGGACCGTTACCAGCTATACACTCCAAACATTTCGCTAAGGAACTGAAACGATTTAAAGTGCTCTAAATTGTGAATAATAAGAAACTGAATTCAGACCCAGCCGAGCAGAACGTGTTAGAGGTCTAAATTCATTTTCTACAACGGACGACTTGAAAGCATATTTGAATGAGTCGACTCTTAAAAAATGTTGGGGAGTACAGCTGATAACTTTTAACGCTCGACTGAATGTTGGACTTTTAAAACCTAAAAAAAGAGGAAAAATCCAAAAGGGAAGAACCTCAAACTGACGAAAAGCGGAAAAACGAATGGATTTTGGAACTGAAAACTGAAAAAGAATAACTAAAAAACTGCGGAACTGACTTAAAGGCTGAAAAACTAAACGGTCAAATTGTGGACTTGAACGCTGAAAATGTGAAAAACGTGCGGACTGAAAACTATGCGGAAAAGACACCACGCAGAAAAAAATAGTACAGCTGGTAACAAGGTATTGCCGCAAGCGGGGTTAATTGCTTTTTTAGAAAATTTTGTTTATCTTTGGAGTATGGTATTTTAGTTGAAGTTAGGTGCTAAGAAGCCCCGCCTTCGGCAATACCCGGACCGTTGTGTGCTATGGTAGAACGGCACTCCTGCAAAAAATGAACAAAAAACATAACAAGAAAAAATAAATAAATATGTCAAAACTAAATGTTGACCAAAAGACAATAATGTTATTATTTTCCGACAAGAAATCGGATTTTCTCATTCCTGACTATCAAAGACCATATGCTTGGGAGGAAGGACAATGCCAAACGCTCTGGGACGATATTTTTTCATTTGCATTTCCCGACAATAACTATGAAAAGTTCAACAAAGATGAAGAGTATTTTTTAGGTTCGATTGTAACATTTGAAAATGAAAATGGAAAAAAGGAAGTTATTGACGGACAGCAACGCTTGACTACTTTAATGCTTCTACTTCGTGCATTTTACTCGAAATTTGGTAATATGCAAGACAATAATTCCAAAAACACAAGAGAAAGAATTGCTCAATGTTTATGGAAAACAAATGAGTTTGGAGAAGCGGATTTAGAAAATTTAAAAATTGATTCAGAAGTTGCAACAGACAACGACAAAGAAGAATTTTTAGAAATATTAAGAACAGGAATTGTAAACAAGGGACAAAAAAGTAATTATGCTAAAAACTATATTTTCTTTCAACAAAAGATAGATGAGTTTTTAAGTGAATTCCCATCTTATTTTGCGTATTTGCCTGCACGAATTTTACAAAACTGTATCCTTTTACCAATAGAAGCAGAATCACAAGACACAGCATTAAGAATATTCTCAACATTAAACGATAGAGGACTTCCTTTGTCAGATGCGGACATATTTAAAGCACAATTTTACAAACATTATGGTGCAAAAAACGAAAAGGATGCTTTTATTGAGAAATGGAAAGAGCTAGAAGAAATAAGTAGTCGAATTTTTAAACCTCTTAACGGAACACCAATGGATGAACTTTTTACAAGATATATGTATTTTGTTCGTGCAAAACAAGGTAATAAATCAAGTACAACAGAGGCACTTCGAAAATTCTACGAAAAAGGTAAATATGCAATTTTAAAACAAGATGAAACTTTACCAAATCTTAAAATTTTAGTAGATTTTTGGAATGACGTTTACACCCAAAATACAGAAAGATTTTCGCCTAAAATTTTGAGAAAACTATTTATTTTGAACTATGCTCCAAACGGAATGTGGACATATTTTTTATCTGTTTACTTTTTACACAACAGAAACGAAAAAGACCAGTTAGATGAAAATAAACTTGAAATTTTCTTAAACAAAATTATTGCATTTGTTTGGGGTTATGCTTTCACAAATCCGGGTGTAAATGCTTTGAGAACTCCTGTTTATAGTGAAATGATAAATGTTGTTACAAATAAAGAAGTAAATTTTGACGAACATAAATTTGAAGAAAACACTTTAAGAACTGCGATTAACAACTTTGAATTTAAAAACGGAAGACCTATAACACGGGCAATGCTTACTTGGTGGGCATTTAATGACAATAATCAAGAAATACCTGCTTTAAATATAAACTTTGATATTGAGCATATTTTTGCTCGCAAAAGACAAGAAAACGACAAAACTTTAACCAACACCAAAAATCTTGAATCACTTGGAAACAAAGTATTATTAGAAGACAAAATTAATATTAGAGCAGCTGATTACAGATTTAACGACAAAGTGAAATATTATAAAGGATTTACTAACGACAAAGGGCAACATAAAAAGGGAACAATAATCCAAGAATTGGTTAATTTAGCAAATGATAAAAGCGATTTTACAGAACAAGACATTATAAACCGTACTGAAGAAATTACTAACAATTTTATCGACTATTTAAGAGATAACAACTTAATTAAAAAGAATTTACAATAACCACAGCACACAACAGCGGTTTTGCAAAATGGCGGGTTTAGTGCTAAATTGAACATTTGGTTTTCAAATGAAATTTAGTGTTAAATTGAAAGTAAGTGCTTCAAAATCCGCCACTTCGCAAAGCCACGAACCGTTAGGCTATATGCTATAACAACAGCACTCGAAAAATAGGAACTGAAAAACGAACAGAAATAATTTGTAAATTTGCGATATGAATGACAAAAAACTTTACATAATCGCAGGCTGCAACGGAGCAGGAAAAACAACTGCATCGTTTACGATTTTGCCAGAGATTTTAGATTGTAAAGAATTTGTGAATGCTGACGAAATTGCAAAAGGACTTTCTCCTTTTCAGCCCGAAAAAGTTTCTTTTGAAGCTGGGCGAATAATGCTAAACAGAATTAACGAGCTGCTTTCAGAAAACGAAAATTTTGCATTTGAAACAACTTTATCAACCAAAAGTTATAAAAGCAAAATTAACGAAGCAAAAGATAAAGGCTATCGAGTAATTTTATTATTCTTTTGGCTTCAAAACATCGATTTAGCTAAAGAACGTGTAAAAATAAGGGTTTTTGAAGGTGGACATAATATAGAACCAGAAGTTATTGAAAGAAGATATATCAGAGGCATTAAAAATTTGTTCGACATTTATCTTCCAATTGTTGATGGAGCATTTATTTTTGACAATTCTGAAGTACAACACAAATTGATTGCAGACAAACAAATAGACAATTTATTGAACATTGTAGACATAGACAAGTTTAATCTTTTAAAAAATTACTATGACAACAACTGAAAAACACATAGAAGAAAAAAACAAAATCCTAAAAGGTCTTGAAAAAGTATATGAAAAACTTTTAGAATTCAAGAAAATGAAAAATAGCGAACTTGTTGTTTTGCGTGACAACAAAATAATTAAGATAAAACCTGAATAAAAGCACATCGCCTAACAAGGTATTGCCGCAAGCGGGGTTAATTGTTTTTTTAGAAACTTTTGTTTATCTTTGAGGTGTGGTATTTCAGTTGAAGTTAGGTGCTAAAAAGTTCCCGCCTTCGGCAATACCCGAGCCGTTAGCCATAATTTTAAACAACATCGCAATTAAAAGACAATTCATCATAGAAAAACAAAAGTTGAGTAATTAATTTTTGCGTATAATACCTTTGAACCAAAATAATTAACAAAATAAAAAATGAAGAAATTTTTAAAAATCATTAAGTACGCATTTATTACCATTTTAAGTGTTTGTTTACTATTTGTCTTGTACTTTTTTATTAGCAATAAATTGTTTTTAGAGTCTAAAAATGAAAATAATATAACCTACTTGGCAAAAAACAATACTGAAATCACAAACTCAATTAATGACAAATTATTTGATGATGATTTTTATAAATCAAAGGTTTTCCTTTTGGGAGAAATTCACGGCTATGCTGACAATCAAAAATTGGACAAAGAGTTACTTTTTTTCTTAAATAAAAAATTGGGTGTTAAATATTACATCGCTGAAATGGACAGCATTACTGCTAAAAAACTTAATGTTTTTTTGACAGATGAATCGAAAAATCAACAAACTTTAAAAGAGGTTGTTTTAGCAATTAAAAAAAGAATTCCGCAACAATCAAGTCAGGAACTATTTGACAAATGGAACGATATTTATGATTATAACCAAAAACTAACAGATTCATTAAAAATTACAGTAATTGGAATCGACAAGAATTTCGACGATGATTCAAAAGGTACAAGAGACTTGGCGATGGCAACTAATTTAAAAAACTCAATCAAAAAATTGAATCTCGAAGATGAAAAATTTTATGGTCTTTTTGGTTTTTTCCACACCTTGCAAAATGTTACTGAAAATGGAAAAGAAACGTTTGCTTCTGAACTGAAAAATTTGGGTATAAAAACCACAACTTTTGTTAGTTATGCATTAGACAGCGAAATGTACCTTCCTAAAAATCCCCAATTCCCTACCCCAGAAAATGAAAAAGTGGATTGGATTAATGCAGATGGTCCATTTCAACTTGTTAAGGGAATCAATGATTTAAAAGAATTAAGTAAACCCAATTCAATTACCCTCTTTAAATTGAACTCAGAGGATTCACCTTATTTACAATCTCAACATTTAATTAGTGTAAAATCAAGAGTTTTTGGAGAAAATATTGTTCCTAAAAAAGGGACTTTTACAACAGATTATTTTCAGTATGTTTTTCTATTGAAAAATTCCAAAGCATTAACAAAACTGAAATAACAAAAACTACGGCTAACAAGGTATTGCCGCAAGCGGGGTTAATTGTTTTTTTAGAAAATTTTGTTTACTTTTGAAGAGTGGTATTTTAGTTGAAGTTAGGTACTGAGAAGTCCCCGCCTTCGGCAATACCCTGACCGTTAGCCGACACCCCACGAGCGATCGTGCAAAAATCGACATTCCGACAAATTTCAGCTTTGGAGTAACTTCAAACAAAAATTAAAATTGTATATTTGGAACGTATTTTGAATAAAAATGAAATGACTAAATATAAAATAGCAAAACCGTTTTTGAAATGGGCAGGTGGAAAAACACAACTCATTTCTGATATTGAACGAACTCTACCAACAAACATAACGCAGAAGAATTTCACATATATTGAGCCATTTGTGGGTAGTGGGGCAGTACTTTTTTGGGTACTCAACAACTTTGCAAACCTAAAAAAAGCTGTAATTAACGACATCAACGAAGATTTAATTAACACTTACAAAACCATTGCGGACAGACCAAAAGAGTTGATTTCAATTTTGCAAATAATGCAAAATGAATTTCACACTCTGGAAGGAAACGAAGAAAAGAAGAAACTCTATTACTACCAAAAAAGAGAATTGTACAATTCAAGAAAAGAAGAACAAAGCGGACAAGCCGCCCTG
This Riemerella anatipestifer DNA region includes the following protein-coding sequences:
- a CDS encoding zeta toxin family protein yields the protein MNDKKLYIIAGCNGAGKTTASFTILPEILDCKEFVNADEIAKGLSPFQPEKVSFEAGRIMLNRINELLSENENFAFETTLSTKSYKSKINEAKDKGYRVILLFFWLQNIDLAKERVKIRVFEGGHNIEPEVIERRYIRGIKNLFDIYLPIVDGAFIFDNSEVQHKLIADKQIDNLLNIVDIDKFNLLKNYYDNN
- a CDS encoding cation transporter is translated as MQKTTFKIAKMDCPSEEQMIRMKLDDLTNIQSLEFDIPNRLLHVFHIDNNEQIFQRLDTLKFDTSILSTVSVDNFTATDNQNDERKTLWTVLIINFLFFAIEIVTGLISNSMGLVADSLDMLADSIVYGLALIAVGGTVVRKKNIAKFAGYFQILLAVIGFIEVVRRFIGVEKMPDFQTMIFVSIVALIANVICLYLLQKRKSKEAHMQASMIFTSNDIIINSGVITAGLLVNWLNSGYPDLIIGAIVFVIVARGAYRILQLSK
- a CDS encoding DUF262 domain-containing protein; its protein translation is MSKLNVDQKTIMLLFSDKKSDFLIPDYQRPYAWEEGQCQTLWDDIFSFAFPDNNYEKFNKDEEYFLGSIVTFENENGKKEVIDGQQRLTTLMLLLRAFYSKFGNMQDNNSKNTRERIAQCLWKTNEFGEADLENLKIDSEVATDNDKEEFLEILRTGIVNKGQKSNYAKNYIFFQQKIDEFLSEFPSYFAYLPARILQNCILLPIEAESQDTALRIFSTLNDRGLPLSDADIFKAQFYKHYGAKNEKDAFIEKWKELEEISSRIFKPLNGTPMDELFTRYMYFVRAKQGNKSSTTEALRKFYEKGKYAILKQDETLPNLKILVDFWNDVYTQNTERFSPKILRKLFILNYAPNGMWTYFLSVYFLHNRNEKDQLDENKLEIFLNKIIAFVWGYAFTNPGVNALRTPVYSEMINVVTNKEVNFDEHKFEENTLRTAINNFEFKNGRPITRAMLTWWAFNDNNQEIPALNINFDIEHIFARKRQENDKTLTNTKNLESLGNKVLLEDKINIRAADYRFNDKVKYYKGFTNDKGQHKKGTIIQELVNLANDKSDFTEQDIINRTEEITNNFIDYLRDNNLIKKNLQ